The region GCTCAAGTATTGAATCACGTTCTTGTCACTCTTTCTATTCAAGCAAAACACTCCAAACTTAATTATTGAATATATATACCTTAACTTGGAAAATTCATATAATATAAATATACTTTAAATTTAAAAAAATTGCAAACATTATTAGGCAAAAAATACATTAAATTATAATCTGTGTTATACAATATCTCACAAAATATCTCAATTTTCTTCCTTATTAAAACTAATATCATTCATCACTTTAGCACCTATAATATTCAACTAATAAATTAATATTGGACTACAATTTTTGTAAGAAAAACCTAAAATTTCAGCACCCACCTTTCTAATAACTCTTTTACCGGTTTGTAAGCATTCCACTACAACAGTGCTTTCAGAAATGTTTTGTCCAGCTTCAACCATCTGTACTATCTTTTCACCCCTAACAAATTCAATATATTTTTTATATCTGTAATAGTAACAGCTCCATCATCTACCTTTAAATCTTTTATATAATGGGCTATTACTTTGAAGGACTCAAGAACTTTAGGCATCTATACAACTCCTTATCCAATGTATAATTTAATGCTTACTATATCAATATACACTAAAAAGAACCTCTTAATTAAGAGGTTCTTTTTAGTATACGACTTTTAAAGCAATAAAAGTGCCAACGATATCAATACGCCAGAATACAATAATATCATTAAGCAGAATCCCATAATATCTCTTGCTCCCAAACCTGCAATTCCTAAAGCAGGTAAAGCCCAAAAAGGTTGAATCATATTAGTCCATGCATCACCCCAAGCAATTGCCAGAGCAGTTTTCGCTACAGGCACTCCAAGTTCTATACTAGCAGGCATCATTATAGGAGCTTGCACAGCCCATTGGCCTCCACCAGAAGGTACAAAGAAGTTTACTACACCAGCGGCCCAGAAAGTAAACAATGGGTACGTTTTAGCTGTGGAAATATTTACGAACCAATTAGAAATATACTCAGCCAAACTAGCGCCATCTCCTGTATGTCCAGTCATCATACCCATAATCCCGGCATAAAATGGGAACTGTAGTATAACTCCCGAAGTACCTTTTGTAGCTTCAGAAATAGCACTAATAAATCTCCTTGGCGTTTGATGAAATAACATGCCAAAAGTTAGAAAAATTAAGTTAACAATATCCAAGTTTAATGCAAAACCTTTAGTTCTAAAATAATTCACTATATATATTAAAGATATTACTACAATAATGTAAGTAATAATCCTGCTGTTTTCAATCTTATCTGCAGGTGTAGAATTGTAATCTGCATCAGTTACCGCTTCCTCTTCTTCTAAAAGCTTCCTATCTATAGTAACGGTATGTTCCTTAGAAGGATGCATAGCCCTGTTGATTAAAGGTAATGTTAATATTAATACTCCTGAAATGATTAGGTTTAACGATGAAAAAATAGTTTGGGATGTTGGTATAATTTCTGTAACTGCCCCTGCTGTCATAACTGATAAATCATTAGTAGGTGTTGCTAATGTCAATGGAATAGATGCAGATAGACCACCATGCCATACTAGGAAACCGCTATATGCACTGGCTATCAATAACCTATAATCTACATCTTCCACTTGTTTAGCCAATTCCCTTGCATATAAAGCACCAATTACTAGTCCAAAGCCCCAATTGAGCCAGGACCCTATAGCAGAAATAAAAGAAACAGCCATAATTGCCTGTGTTGGAGTCTTAGCTAGTTTAGCAAGAGCTTTTAAAGCCTTTTTAATTGGAGGAGAACTTGCCAAAGTATGTCCTGTTACCAGTACTAAAGCCATTTGCATGGAAAAAGACAGTAATCCCCAAACACCATTTCCCCAATGGTTAATCATCGTTATCGGTCCTTGCCCAGTTACAACTACACTCAGAATTAGAGTTATAAATGTAATGAAAATTGCAAATAGAAAAGCATCGGGCAAATATTTTTGGACCAAAACTACAAGCGCATTCGTGAATTTTTTAAACATATTAATGCCCCCTCTAAACGCATTTATACTGAAAGAATGTTTGCTAAATAACATATAGTGTCCAGATTATTATGAATATTCTGAATATTATTTTGGATAAATAGCACCCGGATAACGACCAGATGCTATTTTAAATTAAACCTTTATACTTCCATCTCTTTTAAGTCGTCAGCTATAATAAGCTTTGCTTCTGTAGCCTCTTGAACCTGTTCTACTGTAAATTCTGGATTTATCTCCTTTAATACTATGCCATTATCGGCAATTTCCATTACCCCCATTTCTGTAACTATCATATCCACCTGTTTTGCAGCAGTTAGAGGCAGGGTACATTTTTTAAGAATTTTATGGTTCCCTTTTACAGTATGTTCCATAGCAATTATTACTTTCTTTGCTCCTACCACTAGGTCCATGGCACCCCCCATGCCTGGAACCATCTTCCCTGGTATCATCCAGTTAGCTAAATTCCCTTCTTCGTCTACCTGTAAAGCACCTAGTACTGTAACGTCCACATGGCCTCCTCGAATAATTCCAAAGGATGTAGCTGAATCAAAGAAAGCTCCCCCAGGCAATATGGTCACTGGTTGGCCTCCAGCATTAACTATGTAGGGATCCTCTTCTCCTGCTTTTGGAGCAGGCCCTAATCCAACAAATCCATTTTCAGATTGAAATAATATATTTACTCCCTCTGGAATATAATTGGCTACTAAAGTAGGCAATCCAATACCTAAATTTACTATATCTCCGTCCTTTAATTCCTTAGCTACCCTTTTTGCTATTATCTCTTTAATTTTGTCCTTATCCATTACCTATCACCTCCAACAGCTATATAATCGATGAACAAACCGGGAGTAACTACATTGTTTGGATCAATTTCTCCTACTTCTACTAAATTTCCAGCTTCTACGATTACCACATCTGCTGCTGTAGCCATGATAGTGTTGAAGTTTCTTGTAGCACCATAATATACAATATTTCCCGCCTTATCTACAGTTTGTCCAAATAGTAATGCCACATCTGCCCTTAGAGGTAATTCTAATAAATACTCCTTCCCATCTATTTCTATTTTACGTTTGCCTTCTTCTACAACTGTTCCTACACCTGTTGGAGTCAAAATTCCTCCGAGACCAGCTCCAGCAGCTCTAATCCGTTCAGCTAAAGTTCCCTGAGGTACTAGTACAACTTCCATTTCACCAGCATTCATCTGTCTACCAGTTTCCTTATTGGTTCCTACGTGGGAAGCAATTAATTTTTTGATCTGCTTATTAACTACTAATTTCCCTACTCCTGAATCTACAAAACCTGAATCATTGCAAATTAATGTTAAATCTTTAACTCCCCTTTCCACTAATGCATCCACTAGCTTGTGAGGAGTTCCACAACTTAAGAAACCACCAACCATTATTGTCATCCCATCTTTAACATGGCTAATGGCTTCTTCTATGGTTACTACCTTTGCCATTAAAACACCCCCATTTTAAAATTGGACAATTGATTAATTGCAACTGCCACTACTTCTTGTTATAATATTATCAAGTTTTTGAAAAAATATCAATATTTACTATTATTAAGTAAACTACTACTATCATTCCAAGATCTCCTTAGACACTTCTATATTTTAACCATTACTTTCACAACTTGATAGTTAAGCGTTAAGAACGCCTAACTATCATAGATATTCCCTGTCCACCACCTATACATAAAGTGGCCAGACCATTCTTAGCATCTCTTTTTTCCATTTCATGTAATAAAGTTACCAAAATTCTAGCTCCCGAAGCACCAATTGGATGTCCTAGGGCTATTGCTCCTCCATTAACATTGGTTTTCTCTGAATCCAATCCTAAACCCTTAACTACTGCCAAAGACTGAACTGCAAAGGCTTCATTTGCTTCTACCAAGTCTAAATCTTCAATCTTTAGATTTGCTTTCTCTAATGCCTTTTTAGTAGCAGGTATTGGCCCTGTTCCCATAACCTTTGGATCCACTCCTACTGAAGCATAAGATACTATAGCTGCTAAAGGTTTTATACCTAATTCTTCTGCTTTTTCCTTAGACATAATAATTAAAGCAGCTGCCCCATCATTTATTCCCGATGCATTCCCTGCAGTTACTGTACCATCCTTTTTGAAAGCAGGTTTTAACTTTGCCAATCCTTCCAAGGTAGAACCAAATCTTGGGTGTTCATCGGTGTCTACTATTAATGGATCTCCTTTTCTTTGAGGTACTTCAACTGGAACGATTTCATCTTTAAACCTACCTTCTTTTATAGCCTTTTCAGCTCTTAATTGGCTATTAAGAGCAAATTGGTCCTGCTCTTCTCTGGTAATATTCCATTGCTCTGCTATATTCTCTGCTGTAATACCCATGTGGTAGTCGCTAAATACATCAGTTAATCCATCCTTTACCATGTAATCTTCCAAAACTCCATCTCCCATCCTTTGACCCCATCTTACATTTTTTAATAAGTAAGGAGCCCGGGACATATTCTCTGTTCCTCCAGCTAATATGATATCTGCTTCTCCTGCTTTAATAGCTTGGGCAGCTAATGCTACCGCCTTTAATCCGGAACCACATACCTTATTTACAGTGTGGGATGGCACCTCCACTGGAATTCCTGCATGGATTGAAACCTGCCTTGCTACATTTTGACCTTGTCCTGCTTGTAAAACATTCCCAAATATAACCTCTTCCACCATATCTGGTGTAATATTAGCCCTCTTTATTGCTTCTTTTGCCACTGCTGTACCTAAATATACCGCTGATACATCTTTAAAGCTTCCCCCATAAGTACCTATTGCAGTTCTAACTGCAGATACAATAACTACTTCTTTCATTTATACTCCTCCTTAATTTTTATGTTAGTAATAGATTTTATAATAACATCGTTATTATTTTAACAAGCTCGTTATTATTTTATCAAAGTTCTTACATATTATCAAGGCATATTCTCCATTTTTTGTCACAGCTATATTAAAATTATTCACAATTGCCCTCACTTAAATTGCACTCCTATTTTTTACACATATGAATTATTGATATAATTGATTGCAAATATCATTCCAATATTATAGATTTAAAAAAAATTTTTCGATTCAAAATAATCTCTAATTTTCAAGTCTCATAGCTTTTGCTCATTTAAATCCAATTCACCTTCATTTATAAAAAAATAAAGGAGTGTAGATTTATAGCTACACTCCTTATTAACCCCTTTCAATAACCTCTATTTTTAGCTTTATTCATTTTTATTATAAAAAATCAACTGTAGCTTAATGTCTACATCTCCTTTCAATTTTGTAGATTATTTGCTACAGTTATAAGCCTAGGTCATACTTCTCCATCTTCCTGTATAGAGCTGTTCTATGGATTCCTAAAATTTCTGCAGCCAATGTTTTATTGCCCTTAGCCTTTCTTATGGCGCAAATAATGGCATCCTTTTCAGCTTTTGCTACTACATCTTTTAAGGGATACATCCTATCCTTTCCTACAACTTCTATTTTATTTTTCAGCAATCTATCGGGTAAATGATGAGGCAATATAATCTCTTGAGTAGATATAGTAATAGCTCTTTCCAATACATTTCTAAGTTCTCTTACATTCCCAGGCCAATGGTATTCCATTAATATATCCATAGTCTCCTTTTCTATTACCTTTTTTCCCATATTTAATTCCTTTGATAGATACTCTATTAGATGTTCGCATAATAGCGGAATGTCCTCTTTCCTGTCTCGGAGAGGTGGTATATCTATATTAATTACATTTAATCTATAATAAAGGTCCTCCCTAAATTTTCCCTTTTCTACAGCTTCTTCTATTTTTTCATTAGTAGCAGCAATAATCCTAGCATCCAAGGTGATCTTCTTATTTCCACCTACTCTTTCATACTCCTTTTCCTCCAGTACCCTTAACAATTTCACCTGCATATCAAGGGGCATATCTCCAATTTCATCTAAGAATATGGTACCTCCATTAGCCAATTCAAATTTGCCTGGTTTACCTTCACGCCTTGCTCCTGTGAAAGCTCCAGCTTCATAACCAAATAGCTCCGATTCCAATAACTCCCGAGGTATAGCAGCACAATTAATAGGAATAAAGGGGCCAAACTTTCTATAGCTGGCTTTGTGAATTGCTTGGGCAAACAGCTCCTTTCCTGTACCTGATTCCCCTAATATTAATACAGTGGAATTGGATTGGGCAGCAGTCCTTCCCAATTTTTTTAAATACTCCATCTTTGGATTCCGGGTAATAATGCTATTAAAAGTATATCTGCTATCCTGTAACCTTTCAATCTCACCCTTATATTCATTTATCTTGTTTTCCAGTTCTATTAACTCTTTGGCCATTTGCCTTATATCACTAGCATCCTTGAATAACACTGCTCCAACGGCTCCAATTATTTTCCCTCCCCTGATAATTGGAACCCTATTAGCTACCATATCGTAGCCCTGTATCCTTTGGATATCCCTTATTTCTTTTTCTCCCGTTTTAACCACTATATGCAATCGGGTATTTTCAATTACCTCAGTTACATGTTTTCCTATGGCATCTTCCTCTTTTATTCCTAATAAATCTTCATAATTCCACTTTACAATTTTCCCTTCATTATCCACCAATGCAAAGCCTTCGTAAACATGTTCTAATAAATCCTCTATCATATCTAGACTCATTTTTTCCTCTAATAATTGACTTTGAGAATCCTTAATTTCCGTAATGTCCCTAACGATGAATATATGATTTACCTTAGCTCCCTTATTAATATAGGGAATATATTTTAACAATAGGTGTAGTCCATTGGAAGTATATTCTTCTTCCTTTTCCTCTCCATCAAGTACAAAAAAGGCCTTTAATTTTTCATCCTTGATAAAATCCGGAAAGTGAGTTATAATCAAATCCTTCTCATCAAGGTCTAACATCCGTAAAATAGCCCTATTCCCGTAAGATAGCTTCCCATCCTCACCTACTATGAGTATTCCATCCTGAAGGGAGTCCAACAAAAAAGTTGTAAATTCCCTATTTGGGATTGGAAAATTCATTTTATCCCCCCAATCATTTAAGGCCGTATCTTAAAATAATATCTACAATTCTTTCAGATGCCTTTCCATCACCATATGGATTTACCGCATTTGCCATCTTTTCATACTCCCTTTTATCCCTTATCAAAATATCCATTTCATTAAATATATTCTCAAAATCTGTTCCTACTAATTTAGCCGTACCTGCTTCAATTCCTTCTGGCCTTTCCGTTTCCCTCCTCACCACTAACACAGGCTTCCCAAGGCTCGGAGCTTCTTCTTGAAGTCCTCCTGAATCGGTAACCACTAAATAGGATTTAGCCATTAAATTGGTAAAAGGCTCATAGTCTAATGGCTCTATCAGATGAACTCGTGGGTTGCCATCGAATATCCTATTGGCTATTTCTCTAACTTTAGGATTTAAATGAATCGGAAACACTATTTCTACATCTTCGTATTTTAAAGCAATTTCATTTATTGCAGAAAAAATATTCTCCATAGGTTTACCTATATTTTCCCTCCTATGGGAAGTTAGTAGAATTATTTTTTTATTATTGTAATCTAACTGATTTAGTAGTGGTAAGTTGAATACATAATCTTTCTTAATGGCATATTGGAGGGCATCTATTACCGTATTCCCAGTAATAAAAATCCTATCCCCTGGATAGCCTTCTTTTAAAAGATTATCCCTATTGGTCTTAGTCGGTGCAAAATGGTAATCTGCAAGAATTCCTGTCAATTTCCTATTCGCTTCTTCTGGATAAGGAGAATATAAATTCCCAGATCTGAGTCCTGCCTCCACATGGCCTATTTTTACTTTTTGATAAAAAGCTGCTAAAGCTCCTGCAAAAACGGTACTGGTATCCCCCTGTACTAATAATACATGGGGTTTTACCTTGATAATTACCTCCTCCAAGCCTTCTAAGGCTCTAACAGTAATCTCCGTCAAACTTTGCCCCGGTTTAAATATGTTCAAGTCGTAATCAGGCTCTATTTGGAAAAGGTTAAGTACCTGATCCAGCATCCGCCTATGCTGAGCAGTTATACATATTATATTTTCTATTTCAGAAGTATTTTCCATAACTTTAATAATAGGGGCCATCTTAATTCCTTCAGGCCTTGTTCCAAATACGGTCATAACTCTAATCTTATTCATTTTTGTCTCCCTTTCTACCCGTTATAAGCCCCATCTTGCTGGCTAGTATTACAGTAATTAAAAATACAATTACTGCTACATAAAAGGCCCTATTGCTATTGGCATCCGAGATAAATATGGCAATAATTCCAAATATGGCGGAAATTGAATATAGTATTAATACGGTTTTCCTCTGAGAAAAGCCCAGTTTCAAAAGTCTATGATGTAGATGTCCTTTATCGGCTTCTGCAATGGATTTCCCATTTAATAACCTTCTAAATATAGCAAAGGTGGTATCGAAAATGGGTACTCCAAGGATTATAATTGGGACTACAACAGCAATAGTTGCAACAGATTTCATAACTCCTTCTATAGATAGGGCTGCCATTATAAAACCTAAAAATAAAGCTCCTGTATCCCCCATGAATATCTTAGCTGGGTTAAAGTTATAAGGTAAAAAACCAGTACAGGCTCCAGCTACTATGGCTGACATTATGATAACGGGAATATAATTAAATTTATTGGCCACCAATGAAAAAGATAGACTAGCAATCATGGCCACTCCTGCTGCTAACCCATCTAATCCATCGATTAAATTCAATGTATTAGTAATCCCCACTACCCAAAAAATAGTTATGGGAACGGCAAAAATTCCTAAAGATAATACAGCCCCAGGTCTGTCCAAAGGATTCGTTATAGCATCTATCTTTACATCTCCAAGTATCAAAACGATTGCAGCTACTAATTGAAATATCAATTTCCCTTTAGGACTTAATTCTTTTATATCATCAAAAAAACCAGATACAAATATTATGCTACCTCCAACTATAATGGATATTAATGTTCTATCCTTTGGCAAAAATAATAAGGAAGTTATAATTACAGCAATATAAATTGCCAACCCTCCCAATAATGGCATGGGTTTATTATGTACCCTTCTTTCATCCTTGGGAATATCTACTGCTCCAATCTTTACTGCTAACTTTTTTGCTATGGGAGTCATAAAAAAGGATATGACTGCCGATATAACAAATGGTACTAAAGCATTTTCCATAAATCCTCGCCCCTTATTTAAGTTCTCCCTAAAATTTTATATTATTACTGTAAATTAGTCAATGTAAGAGAAGTAACAATAAAGTTACAATAATTAACATAAACCCTTTGCTAAGCATAATTTATTACATTTAGATACATTAGCAAAGGATTTATGTTTTTATAAAAATCTATATATCCTTGTTGCTATTAAACTCCTCTTTAATCTCCTTCAATAGTTCTTTATCAACTATTACATCTACACTAGTAAGCACTAATGCTGCTATAGTTTTAACCATGCTTTCATGAGCTTCAGGAGTTAAAGTTGCTTCAGCCATTTCCCGTGTATGGGGAACTATTCGAGAGTTTCTCTTTATGCCAAAATAGGGATGTATAGCAGGACATACATGGCTTACATTTCCCATGTCTAAAGAGCCAGTAGTATGCTTAATCTTTTCACAATCCTCAATCCCTAGGCTCTTTAAATTTTCATTATATCTTTGTGATAAGGTTTTATTTGTAACCATATTATCATAGGATATTTCATAATTGGTAATTTCCAAATCAGCCCCAGTGGCTAAGCTAGCTGCCCTAGCACAATTTTTAACCTTCTCACTTAACTCCTTTAAGTATTTCTTAGTAGTTGCCCTAACATAAAACTGTGCTATAGCTAAGTCAGGAACTATATTTGCAGCCTTTCCCCCTTCTATTATGACTCCATGAATTCTAGCTGTAGGAAGAATATGCTCCCTTAATGCATTAATGGCGTTGAAAGTTTGAATCACTCCGTCTAATGCATTAATTCCTTCTTCCGGTGCTGAAGCTGCATGGGAAGATTTGCCCTTAAAGGTAAATTGGATGGCTTCTAAAGCTAAAGATGTACCACTTTGATAGTATTCCGCATCTGGATGGACCATCATGGCCACATCTACACCATCAAAAGCTCCCTTCTCCACCATTACTACCTTTGCACCGCTGGTTTCCTCAGCAGGGGTTCCAATGACCAATACCTTCCCGCCTATTTCACCTATAAGCTTACTTAGTACAATTCCTGCTCCCGTGCTGACAGTTCCCAATAAGTTGTGCCCACAACCATGGCCTATATCTGGCAGGGCATCGTACTCTGCTAAATAAGCAATGGTAGGCCCTTCTTTTTCTCCTTTGTATTCAGCCCTAAAGGCAGTTTTCATTCCTAAGTAACTTTCCTCTACATTGAAGTTGTATTTCTTTAAAATGTCCACATGGGCTTTAGACGATTTAAACTCTTCATAACCTAATTCAGGATTATCATAAATATATTTACTTAGATCTATTAACTCATCCTTAATTTCCTCTATTAAAGATAGAACTTTTACTCTCATAGAGCCACCTCCACTTGATTTCTTTTTGTTTTGTAGAACTGCCTGACCAGTTATTGCTGTAACATTCCACATTTATCCCTATTACGAATATATAGTAAAAAACGAGCTAAAATTAGCTCGCTTTTACTATTTTGTTCCGAACAATCTATCTCCAGCATCTCCAATTCCTGGAACTATATAAGCATGATCGTTTAACCCCTCATCAATAGCTGCTAAGTACACATCTACATCTGGATGATTACTTTGTATTAATTCCAATCCCCGAGGTGCTGCCAACAGGCAAGCTAATTTTATGGAATGAGCTCCTTTTTTCTTAAGAAAGTTTATTGCAGCATCTGCTGAACCGCCTGTCGCCAACATAGGGTCTAATACTATTAATTCCCTTTCTCCGACATCTTCTGGCAATTTACAATAATATTCCACAGGTTTTAAAGTCTGTGGATCTCTATATAGACCTATATGGCCTACCTTTGCTGCTGGAAGCAGGTCTAACATTCCTTCAACCATGCCCAGTCCTGCCCTTAAAATAGGCACTAAACCCAATTTCTTCCCTGAGATAACCTGTGACTTAGTTTTAGCCAAAGGTGTTTCTATTTCAACTTCTTCTAAAGGTAAGTCGCGGGTAACTTCATAAGCCATCAAAGTTGAAATTTCCTTAACCAATTCCCTAAATTCCTTAGGTCCTGTATTCTTATCCCTAACGAATGTAAGTTTATGTTTGATCAAAGGATGATCTAATACGATAACCTTTCCCATAAAAAAACTCCTTTCCTATAGTATGAAAGCCCATATAATTATATCATAAATTGGACTCTAATCTAGATATTTTATTGACCCTCCTTCCATGCCTGCCACCTTGAAAT is a window of Tepidimicrobium xylanilyticum DNA encoding:
- a CDS encoding sigma 54-interacting transcriptional regulator; the protein is MNFPIPNREFTTFLLDSLQDGILIVGEDGKLSYGNRAILRMLDLDEKDLIITHFPDFIKDEKLKAFFVLDGEEKEEEYTSNGLHLLLKYIPYINKGAKVNHIFIVRDITEIKDSQSQLLEEKMSLDMIEDLLEHVYEGFALVDNEGKIVKWNYEDLLGIKEEDAIGKHVTEVIENTRLHIVVKTGEKEIRDIQRIQGYDMVANRVPIIRGGKIIGAVGAVLFKDASDIRQMAKELIELENKINEYKGEIERLQDSRYTFNSIITRNPKMEYLKKLGRTAAQSNSTVLILGESGTGKELFAQAIHKASYRKFGPFIPINCAAIPRELLESELFGYEAGAFTGARREGKPGKFELANGGTIFLDEIGDMPLDMQVKLLRVLEEKEYERVGGNKKITLDARIIAATNEKIEEAVEKGKFREDLYYRLNVINIDIPPLRDRKEDIPLLCEHLIEYLSKELNMGKKVIEKETMDILMEYHWPGNVRELRNVLERAITISTQEIILPHHLPDRLLKNKIEVVGKDRMYPLKDVVAKAEKDAIICAIRKAKGNKTLAAEILGIHRTALYRKMEKYDLGL
- the wecB gene encoding non-hydrolyzing UDP-N-acetylglucosamine 2-epimerase; translation: MRVMTVFGTRPEGIKMAPIIKVMENTSEIENIICITAQHRRMLDQVLNLFQIEPDYDLNIFKPGQSLTEITVRALEGLEEVIIKVKPHVLLVQGDTSTVFAGALAAFYQKVKIGHVEAGLRSGNLYSPYPEEANRKLTGILADYHFAPTKTNRDNLLKEGYPGDRIFITGNTVIDALQYAIKKDYVFNLPLLNQLDYNNKKIILLTSHRRENIGKPMENIFSAINEIALKYEDVEIVFPIHLNPKVREIANRIFDGNPRVHLIEPLDYEPFTNLMAKSYLVVTDSGGLQEEAPSLGKPVLVVRRETERPEGIEAGTAKLVGTDFENIFNEMDILIRDKREYEKMANAVNPYGDGKASERIVDIILRYGLK
- the atoD gene encoding acetate CoA-transferase subunit alpha: MAKVVTIEEAISHVKDGMTIMVGGFLSCGTPHKLVDALVERGVKDLTLICNDSGFVDSGVGKLVVNKQIKKLIASHVGTNKETGRQMNAGEMEVVLVPQGTLAERIRAAGAGLGGILTPTGVGTVVEEGKRKIEIDGKEYLLELPLRADVALLFGQTVDKAGNIVYYGATRNFNTIMATAADVVIVEAGNLVEVGEIDPNNVVTPGLFIDYIAVGGDR
- a CDS encoding acetyl-CoA C-acetyltransferase — translated: MKEVVIVSAVRTAIGTYGGSFKDVSAVYLGTAVAKEAIKRANITPDMVEEVIFGNVLQAGQGQNVARQVSIHAGIPVEVPSHTVNKVCGSGLKAVALAAQAIKAGEADIILAGGTENMSRAPYLLKNVRWGQRMGDGVLEDYMVKDGLTDVFSDYHMGITAENIAEQWNITREEQDQFALNSQLRAEKAIKEGRFKDEIVPVEVPQRKGDPLIVDTDEHPRFGSTLEGLAKLKPAFKKDGTVTAGNASGINDGAAALIIMSKEKAEELGIKPLAAIVSYASVGVDPKVMGTGPIPATKKALEKANLKIEDLDLVEANEAFAVQSLAVVKGLGLDSEKTNVNGGAIALGHPIGASGARILVTLLHEMEKRDAKNGLATLCIGGGQGISMIVRRS
- a CDS encoding CoA transferase subunit B — its product is MDKDKIKEIIAKRVAKELKDGDIVNLGIGLPTLVANYIPEGVNILFQSENGFVGLGPAPKAGEEDPYIVNAGGQPVTILPGGAFFDSATSFGIIRGGHVDVTVLGALQVDEEGNLANWMIPGKMVPGMGGAMDLVVGAKKVIIAMEHTVKGNHKILKKCTLPLTAAKQVDMIVTEMGVMEIADNGIVLKEINPEFTVEQVQEATEAKLIIADDLKEMEV
- a CDS encoding glycosyltransferase family 4 protein, whose protein sequence is MENALVPFVISAVISFFMTPIAKKLAVKIGAVDIPKDERRVHNKPMPLLGGLAIYIAVIITSLLFLPKDRTLISIIVGGSIIFVSGFFDDIKELSPKGKLIFQLVAAIVLILGDVKIDAITNPLDRPGAVLSLGIFAVPITIFWVVGITNTLNLIDGLDGLAAGVAMIASLSFSLVANKFNYIPVIIMSAIVAGACTGFLPYNFNPAKIFMGDTGALFLGFIMAALSIEGVMKSVATIAVVVPIIILGVPIFDTTFAIFRRLLNGKSIAEADKGHLHHRLLKLGFSQRKTVLILYSISAIFGIIAIFISDANSNRAFYVAVIVFLITVILASKMGLITGRKGDKNE
- a CDS encoding M20 family metallopeptidase — translated: MRVKVLSLIEEIKDELIDLSKYIYDNPELGYEEFKSSKAHVDILKKYNFNVEESYLGMKTAFRAEYKGEKEGPTIAYLAEYDALPDIGHGCGHNLLGTVSTGAGIVLSKLIGEIGGKVLVIGTPAEETSGAKVVMVEKGAFDGVDVAMMVHPDAEYYQSGTSLALEAIQFTFKGKSSHAASAPEEGINALDGVIQTFNAINALREHILPTARIHGVIIEGGKAANIVPDLAIAQFYVRATTKKYLKELSEKVKNCARAASLATGADLEITNYEISYDNMVTNKTLSQRYNENLKSLGIEDCEKIKHTTGSLDMGNVSHVCPAIHPYFGIKRNSRIVPHTREMAEATLTPEAHESMVKTIAALVLTSVDVIVDKELLKEIKEEFNSNKDI
- the upp gene encoding uracil phosphoribosyltransferase; translated protein: MGKVIVLDHPLIKHKLTFVRDKNTGPKEFRELVKEISTLMAYEVTRDLPLEEVEIETPLAKTKSQVISGKKLGLVPILRAGLGMVEGMLDLLPAAKVGHIGLYRDPQTLKPVEYYCKLPEDVGERELIVLDPMLATGGSADAAINFLKKKGAHSIKLACLLAAPRGLELIQSNHPDVDVYLAAIDEGLNDHAYIVPGIGDAGDRLFGTK
- a CDS encoding short-chain fatty acid transporter — protein: MFKKFTNALVVLVQKYLPDAFLFAIFITFITLILSVVVTGQGPITMINHWGNGVWGLLSFSMQMALVLVTGHTLASSPPIKKALKALAKLAKTPTQAIMAVSFISAIGSWLNWGFGLVIGALYARELAKQVEDVDYRLLIASAYSGFLVWHGGLSASIPLTLATPTNDLSVMTAGAVTEIIPTSQTIFSSLNLIISGVLILTLPLINRAMHPSKEHTVTIDRKLLEEEEAVTDADYNSTPADKIENSRIITYIIVVISLIYIVNYFRTKGFALNLDIVNLIFLTFGMLFHQTPRRFISAISEATKGTSGVILQFPFYAGIMGMMTGHTGDGASLAEYISNWFVNISTAKTYPLFTFWAAGVVNFFVPSGGGQWAVQAPIMMPASIELGVPVAKTALAIAWGDAWTNMIQPFWALPALGIAGLGARDIMGFCLMILLYSGVLISLALLLL